One Barnesiella propionica genomic window carries:
- a CDS encoding C-GCAxxG-C-C family protein, whose amino-acid sequence MKVNAEERAEKAKSLFKEGYNCSQSVLLAYCDFLGLDKQLAANITAPLGGGMGRLREVCGAVSGMFIVAGLHYKAPIPNDKDAKTKIYKIVQELAESYRKENGSIVCRDLLKLDHKSDNPVPEERTEGYYKRRPCAEYVGIAARIVGEKINSEE is encoded by the coding sequence ATGAAAGTTAATGCAGAAGAACGCGCCGAGAAGGCAAAATCTTTATTTAAAGAAGGATATAACTGTTCACAATCGGTATTACTGGCATACTGCGACTTTTTGGGGCTGGATAAGCAGTTAGCTGCAAACATAACGGCTCCATTAGGCGGCGGTATGGGACGTTTACGTGAAGTGTGCGGAGCAGTAAGCGGCATGTTCATTGTCGCCGGACTTCATTACAAAGCTCCTATCCCGAACGATAAAGATGCAAAAACCAAAATATACAAGATCGTACAGGAACTTGCCGAGAGTTATCGAAAAGAAAACGGTTCTATTGTTTGCCGGGACCTGCTTAAGCTCGACCATAAAAGCGACAACCCCGTTCCGGAAGAACGTACCGAAGGATATTATAAACGGCGTCCGTGTGCTGAATATGTAGGAATAGCAGCACGTATCGTAGGAGAAAAAATCAACAGTGAAGAATAG